One Chryseobacterium sp. StRB126 genomic region harbors:
- a CDS encoding anion permease, with protein MKEINIKNVAITFVVALIIWFIPAPEGVAQNAWHLFAIFAATILGIILKAAPMGTMCMMAIGFTALTQVVAPGDAGKSITKALSGFGDKVIWLIGISFFIARGFIKTGLGNRIAFLFIRVFGKSSLGLAYGLGLADVCLAPAIPSNTARGGGIIYPIMKSMAISFDSVPEKPETHRKLGSFLTLNSYYMNLIASSMFLTGTASNPMCQKFAANLGIDITWMSWAAAGFVPGLVAFFVVPLVLYKLYPPELKKTGDAPKMAAQKLKEMGPISKNEWLMLLAFFILLFLWIFGGALSIDATTTAFIGLTLLLLTSVLTWEDVKSEKGAWDTIVWFAVLVMMASSLNELGFIGWFSNLIKIQIGGLSWQVAFPVIIVVYFFSHYIFASATAHVAAMYAALLGVGVSLGIPPMLLAMMLGFMGSIYGVLTHYGHGPAPVFFGSGYVDLKIWWLRGLETGIVLLIIYMVVGGLWMKVLGYY; from the coding sequence ATGAAAGAAATTAATATTAAAAACGTCGCGATCACATTTGTCGTTGCGTTAATCATCTGGTTCATTCCAGCGCCTGAAGGGGTTGCTCAGAATGCATGGCATCTGTTTGCCATCTTTGCAGCAACCATTTTAGGAATTATTCTGAAAGCTGCACCTATGGGAACGATGTGTATGATGGCCATCGGATTTACAGCACTTACACAGGTTGTTGCTCCCGGTGATGCCGGAAAATCTATTACCAAAGCGCTTTCCGGATTTGGAGATAAAGTGATCTGGCTGATCGGGATTTCATTCTTTATTGCCAGAGGATTTATCAAAACAGGTCTTGGAAACCGTATTGCCTTTTTATTCATCAGAGTTTTCGGTAAAAGCTCATTAGGATTGGCTTATGGATTAGGACTTGCAGATGTCTGTCTGGCTCCGGCTATTCCAAGTAATACAGCAAGAGGTGGAGGAATTATCTACCCAATTATGAAATCTATGGCCATAAGCTTTGATTCCGTTCCAGAAAAACCGGAAACCCATAGAAAACTGGGCTCATTTTTAACATTGAACAGTTACTATATGAATCTCATCGCTTCTTCTATGTTCTTAACCGGAACGGCAAGTAACCCGATGTGTCAGAAATTTGCGGCTAATCTTGGTATTGATATCACATGGATGTCTTGGGCTGCAGCAGGTTTTGTACCCGGTTTGGTAGCGTTCTTTGTAGTTCCTTTGGTTTTATACAAATTATACCCGCCTGAATTGAAAAAAACAGGTGATGCCCCGAAAATGGCAGCTCAGAAATTAAAAGAAATGGGACCTATTTCCAAAAATGAATGGTTGATGCTATTGGCATTCTTTATCCTTTTATTCCTTTGGATTTTTGGGGGAGCGCTTTCTATTGATGCCACCACTACGGCATTCATCGGATTAACATTATTGCTATTAACCTCAGTATTAACCTGGGAAGATGTAAAAAGTGAAAAAGGAGCATGGGATACCATCGTTTGGTTCGCTGTTCTGGTGATGATGGCAAGTTCTTTGAATGAACTAGGCTTCATTGGCTGGTTCAGTAACCTTATCAAAATTCAGATTGGTGGATTGAGCTGGCAGGTAGCCTTCCCGGTTATTATTGTCGTTTATTTCTTTAGTCACTATATTTTTGCCAGTGCTACCGCTCACGTAGCGGCGATGTATGCAGCTCTTTTAGGAGTTGGTGTTTCTTTAGGAATTCCACCTATGCTTTTAGCAATGATGCTAGGTTTTATGGGCTCAATTTATGGAGTGCTTACTCATTACGGACACGGTCCAGCACCGGTATTCTTTGGAAGCGGATATGTAGATTTGAAAATCTGGTGGCTTCGAGGTCTTGAAACAGGAATCGTACTCTTAATTATCTACATGGTTGTAGGAGGTTTATGGATGAAAGTTTTAGGATATTATTAA
- a CDS encoding succinate dehydrogenase cytochrome b subunit, producing the protein MLSTLSRKMLMCLTGLFLGFFLLIHFLGNLQLFLPQEQAHLQFNAYSHFLSGNIIIKIVSYVLYASIILHAVDGLVITLKNKKSGGSYQNDRRGRASKWASRNMGILGTLILIFLVIHFQNFWYVYKFGNPPLDENGNKDLYILVVTVFKEWWYVVIYVLSMIALCYHLIHGLYSSVRTLGLYHPKFVKWVKIAGTAYSIIISLGFALMPVYVFFTYH; encoded by the coding sequence ATGTTATCAACATTGTCAAGAAAAATGCTAATGTGCCTTACAGGACTCTTTTTGGGATTCTTCCTGTTGATTCATTTCCTCGGAAATCTTCAACTTTTTCTCCCTCAGGAGCAGGCTCATCTGCAATTCAATGCCTATTCGCATTTCTTATCAGGAAATATCATTATCAAAATAGTTTCTTATGTTTTGTATGCCAGTATCATTCTTCATGCTGTAGATGGATTGGTGATTACCCTGAAAAATAAAAAATCCGGTGGCAGTTATCAGAACGACAGACGTGGAAGGGCCAGTAAATGGGCTTCCAGAAATATGGGTATCCTCGGAACCTTAATCCTGATCTTTCTGGTGATTCATTTCCAGAACTTCTGGTATGTCTATAAATTCGGAAATCCGCCATTGGATGAGAATGGAAACAAGGACTTATATATTTTAGTAGTAACTGTATTTAAAGAATGGTGGTACGTAGTTATTTATGTGCTTTCTATGATTGCTTTATGCTATCACCTGATTCACGGGTTGTACAGCTCCGTAAGAACACTTGGATTATATCATCCTAAGTTCGTGAAATGGGTTAAAATCGCTGGAACAGCCTACTCTATCATTATCAGTTTAGGTTTTGCCCTGATGCCTGTTTATGTATTCTTTACTTATCATTAA
- a CDS encoding fumarate reductase/succinate dehydrogenase flavoprotein subunit, whose translation MILDSKIPQGPLEQKWAYYKKKAKLVNPANRKKLDVIVVGTGLAGSSIAASLGEMGYNVKAFCFQDSPRRAHSVAAQGGVNAAKNYKNDGDSVYRMFVDTLKGGDFRAREANVYRMAECSLNLIDQAVAQGVPFGREYGGYLNNRSFGGVQVSRTFYARGQTGQQLLLGAYQALMRQVGKGSVQLFSRHEMLDLVTIDGKARGIIVRNLDTGDIERHAAHTVILATGGYGKIYYLSTLAMGCNGSAIWRAHKKGALMASPSWIQVHPTSLPQSGDYQSKLTLMSESLRNDGRIWVPAKQDENRAPNDIPENERDYYLERRYPAFGNLAPRDISSRAAKERIDAGFGIGPLKNAVYLDFSKAIKEQGKDKIKEKYGNLFEMYLKITGYDAYKEPMMISPSAHFSMGGLWVDYELMTTVPGLFALGEANFADHGANRLGANSLLQASVDGYFIAPYTIANYLADEIHTGKISPDAPEFEQAENAVKNQIQDLMNIKGTKTVDYFHKTLGKLLYDYCGLARNEDGLKYAIQEIRKLKQEFYKDVRVSGQGNTMNAELEKAGRVADYFEIGELMCYDALTRNESCGAHFREEYQTPDGEAMRNDAEYQFISAWAWTGENGEPELVKEPLTFEEIQPTVRSYK comes from the coding sequence ATGATTTTAGATTCAAAAATACCACAAGGCCCATTGGAACAGAAATGGGCATATTATAAAAAGAAAGCCAAGCTTGTAAACCCGGCCAACCGTAAAAAGCTTGATGTGATTGTTGTAGGAACAGGTCTAGCAGGAAGTTCTATTGCTGCCTCTTTAGGAGAAATGGGCTATAATGTGAAAGCATTCTGTTTTCAGGACAGCCCGAGACGTGCACACTCTGTAGCCGCACAAGGTGGAGTGAATGCTGCTAAAAATTATAAAAACGATGGCGACAGTGTTTACAGAATGTTCGTAGATACCTTAAAAGGAGGAGATTTCAGAGCCCGTGAAGCGAATGTATACCGAATGGCAGAATGTTCTTTAAACCTCATCGATCAGGCTGTAGCACAAGGCGTTCCTTTTGGTCGTGAATATGGTGGTTACCTTAATAATCGATCTTTTGGTGGAGTGCAGGTAAGCCGTACTTTTTACGCCAGAGGACAAACCGGACAGCAATTGCTTTTAGGAGCCTATCAAGCTTTAATGAGACAGGTTGGAAAAGGTTCTGTGCAATTATTTTCAAGGCATGAAATGCTTGATTTAGTCACTATTGATGGCAAAGCAAGAGGAATTATCGTAAGAAATTTAGATACCGGAGACATTGAAAGACATGCGGCTCATACTGTCATATTAGCAACCGGAGGCTATGGAAAAATTTATTATCTGTCTACATTGGCTATGGGATGTAATGGTTCCGCCATCTGGAGAGCCCATAAAAAAGGTGCTTTAATGGCTTCGCCAAGCTGGATTCAGGTACACCCTACTTCTCTTCCGCAATCCGGAGATTATCAGTCTAAACTAACATTGATGTCTGAATCATTGCGTAATGACGGCAGAATCTGGGTACCAGCAAAACAGGATGAAAACAGAGCACCGAACGACATTCCGGAAAATGAAAGAGATTATTATCTGGAAAGAAGATATCCGGCATTCGGGAACTTAGCGCCAAGAGATATTTCATCCCGTGCAGCTAAAGAAAGAATTGATGCAGGATTTGGAATCGGGCCTTTGAAAAATGCCGTGTATCTTGATTTTTCCAAAGCAATTAAAGAACAGGGAAAAGATAAGATCAAAGAGAAATATGGAAACTTATTCGAGATGTATCTTAAAATCACCGGATATGATGCTTACAAAGAACCAATGATGATTTCCCCTTCTGCCCATTTCTCTATGGGAGGTCTATGGGTTGATTATGAACTGATGACTACCGTTCCGGGATTATTTGCATTGGGAGAAGCTAATTTTGCAGATCATGGAGCCAACAGACTGGGAGCCAATTCATTATTACAAGCTTCTGTTGATGGTTATTTTATTGCTCCGTATACCATTGCCAATTATTTAGCAGACGAAATTCACACCGGAAAAATCTCACCGGATGCTCCTGAATTTGAACAGGCTGAAAATGCTGTTAAAAACCAGATTCAGGATTTAATGAATATCAAAGGAACTAAAACCGTTGACTATTTTCATAAAACACTGGGAAAGCTATTGTATGACTATTGCGGACTGGCCAGAAATGAAGACGGACTGAAATATGCCATTCAGGAGATCAGAAAATTAAAGCAGGAGTTCTATAAAGACGTAAGAGTTTCCGGACAGGGTAATACAATGAATGCTGAACTGGAAAAAGCAGGCCGTGTTGCCGATTATTTTGAAATTGGAGAACTGATGTGCTATGACGCATTAACCCGTAATGAATCCTGTGGGGCTCACTTCCGTGAAGAATACCAGACTCCGGATGGTGAGGCGATGAGAAACGATGCAGAATATCAGTTTATCTCTGCATGGGCATGGACAGGTGAAAATGGCGAACCTGAACTGGTTAAGGAGCCTTTAACCTTTGAAGAAATACAGCCAACGGTAAGAAGTTACAAATAA
- a CDS encoding succinate dehydrogenase/fumarate reductase iron-sulfur subunit, with the protein MDLHLKIWRQKDKQSEGKLVNYDLKGLNSHMSFLEMLDTLNEKLIVEGDEPVEFDHDCREGICGQCGMMINGIAHGPLKNTTTCQLHLRSFKDGETILIEPFRAEAFPVKKDLKVDRSAFDRIISSGGFVSVNTGQAPDATAIPVTHQTAEEAFDSAACIGCGACVATCKNGSAALFTSAKISHMALLPQGKEERNKRVLDMVSQMDTELFGHCSNTEACEVECPQGISVLNIARMNFEYNRALFFNKKGG; encoded by the coding sequence ATGGATTTACACCTTAAGATATGGAGACAGAAAGACAAACAAAGTGAGGGAAAACTGGTTAATTACGACCTGAAAGGATTAAATTCTCACATGTCTTTCCTTGAAATGCTGGATACTTTAAATGAAAAGCTGATCGTTGAAGGAGATGAGCCTGTAGAATTCGATCACGACTGTCGTGAAGGAATCTGCGGACAATGTGGAATGATGATTAACGGGATCGCTCACGGTCCTTTAAAAAATACTACCACCTGCCAGCTTCACCTGCGTTCTTTTAAAGACGGGGAAACCATCTTGATAGAGCCTTTCCGAGCGGAAGCTTTTCCGGTGAAGAAAGATTTAAAGGTAGATCGCTCTGCATTTGACAGGATTATTTCTTCCGGAGGTTTTGTATCAGTGAATACAGGTCAGGCTCCTGATGCCACGGCTATTCCGGTTACCCATCAGACTGCAGAGGAAGCTTTTGATTCTGCTGCTTGCATCGGATGTGGTGCCTGTGTGGCCACCTGTAAAAACGGAAGTGCTGCTTTGTTTACTTCTGCCAAAATTTCTCATATGGCATTGCTGCCTCAGGGTAAAGAAGAAAGAAACAAGCGTGTTCTGGATATGGTTTCCCAAATGGATACTGAATTATTCGGGCACTGTTCCAATACGGAAGCCTGTGAAGTGGAATGTCCTCAGGGAATCTCCGTTCTGAATATTGCCAGAATGAATTTTGAATACAACAGAGCCTTATTTTTCAATAAAAAAGGTGGATAA
- a CDS encoding nucleoid-associated protein, protein MFSKIIVHRVGNKINGDSLTLSQEELKLEEGMAEMLEDYFLGSFKSEETFHFYSDTYLVNNPVYSAVSEIFEDKSKFIWESENIAKHLFEAAENPRVQSGELFIVLFEDESDRPDRVDKIGIFKTEKRESFLKINPAEETFDIEKDQGIGLSKIDKAALIYNNNKDTGYVLSVVDNNKNGDMYYWFEDFLKVKQRDDEYFHTQEALMVYKDYITKQLPQEFEVSKADQADFLNKSINFFKEKEEFKLDEFANEVLGDEHVIESFVNFKTDYEQDMQVNIAEEFPISEAAVKKTQRHFKSIIKLDKNFHIYIHGDRQKLEMGEDDKGKYYRLYFDKEV, encoded by the coding sequence ATGTTTTCAAAAATCATAGTACACAGAGTCGGAAATAAGATCAACGGAGATTCTCTAACGCTTTCCCAGGAGGAATTGAAGTTGGAGGAAGGAATGGCAGAAATGCTTGAGGATTACTTTTTAGGATCATTCAAGTCAGAAGAAACTTTTCATTTTTACAGTGATACCTATTTGGTGAATAACCCGGTTTACAGTGCTGTATCTGAAATTTTTGAAGATAAGTCTAAATTTATCTGGGAATCTGAGAATATTGCCAAACACCTTTTCGAAGCCGCTGAAAACCCTAGAGTTCAGAGTGGAGAATTGTTTATTGTACTTTTTGAAGACGAAAGTGACCGTCCGGACAGAGTAGATAAAATCGGGATCTTTAAAACGGAGAAAAGAGAATCATTCCTGAAAATTAATCCTGCAGAAGAAACATTTGATATTGAAAAAGATCAGGGAATCGGTTTATCCAAAATTGATAAAGCCGCTTTAATCTATAACAATAATAAGGATACAGGATATGTACTTTCCGTGGTTGACAACAATAAAAACGGAGATATGTACTACTGGTTTGAAGATTTCTTAAAAGTAAAACAGCGTGATGATGAGTATTTCCACACGCAGGAAGCATTGATGGTTTACAAAGATTATATCACGAAACAACTTCCACAGGAATTTGAGGTTTCAAAAGCTGACCAGGCAGATTTCTTGAATAAATCCATCAATTTCTTTAAAGAAAAAGAAGAGTTCAAACTGGATGAATTTGCCAATGAAGTATTAGGTGATGAGCATGTAATTGAAAGTTTTGTGAACTTTAAAACGGATTACGAACAGGACATGCAGGTGAATATTGCTGAAGAATTCCCAATCAGTGAGGCTGCAGTAAAAAAAACTCAAAGACATTTTAAAAGTATTATCAAACTAGATAAGAATTTCCATATTTACATCCACGGAGACCGTCAAAAACTTGAAATGGGAGAGGATGACAAAGGGAAATATTACAGACTTTATTTTGATAAAGAGGTATAA
- a CDS encoding thioredoxin family protein gives MEAKESKKNVLLVFHASWCKWCKIMEKNMNLPETQPIFGDRFVTAYVDVQERGEKKSLENPGGQELMNKYKGENAGLPFWLILNPKGEVMADSFNAKGENLGSPSTPEEVATFIAKLKKSSKLSKEEISSIEKVFTKK, from the coding sequence ATTGAGGCTAAAGAAAGCAAGAAAAATGTTTTATTAGTATTTCATGCTTCATGGTGCAAATGGTGTAAGATCATGGAAAAAAATATGAATCTTCCGGAAACACAACCTATTTTCGGGGATAGATTTGTTACGGCTTATGTAGATGTTCAGGAAAGAGGAGAGAAGAAGTCGCTTGAAAATCCTGGTGGACAGGAATTGATGAATAAATACAAAGGAGAAAATGCAGGACTTCCATTTTGGCTGATCTTAAATCCAAAAGGAGAGGTGATGGCAGACTCATTTAATGCCAAAGGAGAAAATTTGGGATCACCTTCAACTCCTGAAGAAGTAGCCACTTTTATCGCCAAGCTTAAGAAAAGTTCAAAATTGAGTAAAGAAGAGATTTCAAGCATTGAAAAGGTATTTACCAAGAAGTAA
- a CDS encoding helix-turn-helix domain-containing protein codes for MIEVKKYSNQSGHPEPRRVIKYTLFWCSKGTAEVLIDENVFILKSSQTITITSGQFHQLVSVEGELTALEFTLDFFCKSDSDIELIFHNGLFCHFGMNEMITVQHPSFFTETLNLIEKEIQEKPYQYLISTHSLVELLLVEINRSKIANGDEIWKPDALFLKFLESVRNNFSNNHPVSYHADALATTEAKLNEVSKLHTHKTAQNVIYSLTVSEAKRLLLYEKLSVKEIAYQLGFNDPFYFSNFFKKHTSLSPKDYQKSVKN; via the coding sequence ATGATTGAAGTAAAAAAATATTCTAACCAGTCAGGACATCCCGAACCAAGAAGGGTTATAAAATATACTTTGTTCTGGTGTAGTAAAGGAACTGCTGAAGTTCTGATTGACGAAAATGTTTTCATCCTGAAAAGCAGCCAAACCATTACCATTACTTCCGGGCAGTTTCATCAGCTGGTCTCGGTGGAAGGTGAACTTACTGCTCTTGAATTCACCTTAGATTTTTTCTGTAAAAGTGACAGTGATATTGAACTGATTTTTCACAACGGATTATTCTGCCACTTTGGAATGAATGAAATGATTACTGTTCAGCACCCCTCATTTTTTACAGAAACACTCAATCTAATTGAAAAGGAAATTCAGGAAAAACCTTATCAATACCTAATTTCCACCCATTCTTTGGTAGAATTATTATTGGTGGAGATTAACCGCAGTAAAATTGCCAATGGTGATGAAATATGGAAACCGGATGCTCTGTTCTTAAAATTTTTGGAAAGTGTCCGAAATAATTTTTCAAATAATCATCCTGTATCCTATCATGCTGATGCTTTGGCAACCACTGAAGCTAAATTAAATGAAGTTTCTAAGCTTCATACCCATAAAACGGCACAAAACGTCATCTACAGCCTTACGGTTTCCGAAGCCAAAAGATTATTGCTTTATGAAAAACTGAGCGTTAAAGAAATTGCCTACCAGCTTGGATTTAATGATCCTTTTTATTTCTCAAACTTCTTTAAAAAACATACCTCCCTTTCTCCAAAAGACTATCAAAAGTCAGTGAAGAATTAG
- a CDS encoding DoxX family membrane protein — protein MKTRQDIAVFMLRIALAIGFLSAVASRLNLWGAQSSGWKNFVHYTAEVNSFLPISWAPTLAVLSTITELTIGILLLVGFQIRRTALSASVLTLLFAIAMSISFGCKEPLDYSVFVFSAGAFLLSTFPRYLWSLEQFSH, from the coding sequence ATGAAAACAAGACAGGACATCGCCGTTTTTATGCTAAGAATAGCATTGGCAATCGGATTTTTATCAGCAGTAGCAAGCCGGCTGAATCTTTGGGGAGCACAATCTTCAGGATGGAAAAATTTCGTTCATTATACTGCTGAAGTGAATTCATTTTTACCTATTTCATGGGCTCCAACCCTTGCTGTCTTATCTACCATTACGGAATTAACGATTGGCATTCTACTCTTGGTAGGATTTCAGATCCGCAGAACAGCGCTTTCTGCATCTGTTTTAACCTTACTCTTTGCCATAGCTATGAGCATTTCTTTTGGCTGTAAGGAACCTTTGGATTATTCTGTCTTTGTGTTCAGTGCCGGAGCATTTTTACTGAGTACTTTTCCTCGTTATCTATGGTCTTTAGAACAATTTTCACATTAA
- a CDS encoding cupin domain-containing protein, producing the protein MSTSINDYIVKTEQKEWHPLIEKGIHYEGIFVKSLKFDPEQNRSTTILLKFEPGASYPYHNHPAGEELFILEGDAVIAGGNLEKGDYLYTPPSFKHSVTSENGCIILFIVPEEVEIL; encoded by the coding sequence ATGAGCACAAGTATCAACGATTACATCGTAAAAACAGAACAAAAAGAATGGCATCCTTTAATTGAGAAAGGAATTCACTACGAAGGTATTTTTGTAAAATCTTTAAAATTTGATCCTGAGCAAAACCGGTCTACCACAATCCTTTTAAAGTTTGAACCTGGAGCAAGCTATCCTTATCACAACCATCCTGCCGGCGAGGAACTTTTCATCCTGGAAGGTGATGCGGTTATTGCAGGTGGAAATCTGGAAAAAGGAGATTATTTGTATACTCCGCCTAGCTTCAAACATTCTGTTACTTCAGAAAATGGCTGTATTATTCTGTTCATCGTTCCGGAAGAGGTGGAAATCCTTTAA
- a CDS encoding ankyrin repeat domain-containing protein, giving the protein MKKFGISVLICLSSLLSAQTKQQIDAFYNAIRENNFPLVKKMVDQGYPIKVMLPGQTAPVLAAIWKKNFPMVEYMVEKGANISAEKKLVDGAIEYGSPEITFYLIKKGAYAKNALYTAIFYENFGIAKELYLNHQPQIINYEDLGNLLLLSVKNKDLEFIKKIPLKGKDSPMDFYNYDGYNALLLAVEKNDTEIAKYLLSQGADKKSRISFEIDSGTVNGKTALQMAKANKNIELLKLLK; this is encoded by the coding sequence ATGAAAAAATTCGGAATATCCGTTCTTATATGCCTTTCCTCATTATTAAGTGCCCAAACCAAGCAGCAGATTGATGCTTTCTATAACGCCATCCGCGAAAATAATTTTCCACTGGTAAAAAAAATGGTTGACCAAGGATACCCTATTAAAGTCATGCTTCCGGGGCAAACAGCACCGGTATTGGCAGCGATCTGGAAAAAAAATTTCCCTATGGTTGAATATATGGTTGAAAAAGGAGCCAACATTTCTGCTGAGAAAAAATTAGTAGATGGTGCTATTGAATATGGAAGTCCGGAAATTACTTTCTACCTTATCAAAAAAGGGGCTTATGCTAAAAATGCATTATACACTGCCATCTTCTATGAAAATTTTGGTATTGCCAAAGAGCTCTATCTGAACCACCAGCCTCAGATTATTAATTATGAAGATCTTGGAAATCTTTTATTACTGTCTGTAAAAAATAAGGACTTAGAATTCATCAAAAAAATTCCTCTAAAAGGAAAAGATTCACCAATGGATTTTTATAATTATGATGGATATAATGCTTTATTACTTGCCGTAGAAAAGAATGATACTGAAATTGCAAAATATCTTCTGTCTCAGGGTGCTGATAAAAAATCAAGAATTAGCTTTGAAATTGATAGTGGTACTGTGAACGGAAAGACTGCCTTACAAATGGCTAAAGCCAATAAAAATATAGAACTTCTGAAACTTTTGAAATAG
- a CDS encoding STM3941 family protein, which yields MAEIKFRKSNIIISIILCLLGFFFFVYLLLTQYFVVKIISILWVFIVLYIIFIKYRQLVKVNKGIPGLEISNKGITNHTSLQSVFIDWNDIESFQAGFYRTTNIFIHSKDPAKYKDQWMNNPLQLIGSFFSSKPESLWIDTETLDIEKKELLVLLNHKLRENT from the coding sequence ATGGCTGAAATTAAATTCAGAAAAAGCAATATAATCATCAGCATCATTCTTTGCTTGCTGGGATTCTTCTTTTTTGTTTATTTGTTGCTAACTCAGTATTTTGTAGTAAAAATAATCTCCATTTTATGGGTTTTTATTGTACTCTATATTATTTTCATCAAATACAGACAGTTGGTTAAAGTTAATAAGGGAATTCCTGGATTGGAAATCAGTAATAAAGGAATCACCAACCATACTTCATTACAATCTGTATTTATAGACTGGAATGATATTGAAAGTTTTCAAGCCGGTTTTTACAGAACAACAAATATTTTTATTCATTCTAAGGATCCCGCAAAATACAAAGACCAATGGATGAATAATCCTCTACAACTCATTGGCAGTTTTTTTTCTTCCAAACCTGAATCACTGTGGATAGATACAGAAACTCTAGACATTGAAAAAAAAGAATTATTGGTATTGCTGAATCATAAGCTTCGTGAAAACACGTAA